Proteins encoded together in one Rhodospirillaceae bacterium window:
- a CDS encoding EAL domain-containing protein has translation MAVPTTDRLREERDRFVGFAFSNADILLELDESSKVLWAGGAVKSILGVDNADLTGKPFTNILATADAILLKAALRNLGPGQRRRDLNLVLMDETQSVGADSTVPQKRHVVSVCINRSLKKDWPHYFMTIVNAAYNAIPHSGARRRDRVTGLAEAVEFTYAATHAVQEARKSGKSACLTLLEICETEELNRVMGPERAEALLAEIGAQLKLHAIDNESAAKLGDGKFGVTHLEGTDTATIVNAINQVGDAFALPAETIHATGKTISFSGASLADEDVESILSYVVGKFSNESIKNFDANAADQYLKRMTAEVLSRVVAMRDLIHEHRINLHFQPIVYLADRSAHHYEVLLRFEDGRSPFADVMFAEEINIVHELDLAVTHGAIARIQQSESKGQELRLAVNMSARSLLNDNFLGMFEQLAVKMGKNRNRLIIEITESAKLDDLPKAARAVDLLRGAGHLVCLDDFGAGASSLPYLQQLQVDFVKIDGAYIKSITESIRERAIVQGVLTTCRCLNIKTVAEMVEKEDQHKCLLDLGVDLGQGWLYGRPAPEIPIATGNGINRLGKRQGVKETWG, from the coding sequence ATGGCCGTCCCAACCACCGATCGCCTGCGCGAAGAGCGCGACCGCTTTGTCGGATTTGCGTTCTCCAACGCGGACATCCTGTTGGAGCTCGACGAGAGCAGCAAGGTCCTGTGGGCGGGCGGCGCGGTCAAATCGATCCTTGGCGTCGACAATGCGGACCTCACCGGCAAGCCGTTTACCAACATTCTGGCGACCGCCGACGCCATTCTGCTGAAGGCAGCCCTGCGCAATCTGGGCCCAGGACAACGGCGGCGCGACCTCAACCTCGTCCTGATGGACGAGACTCAGTCGGTCGGGGCAGACAGCACCGTGCCGCAGAAACGCCACGTCGTTTCGGTCTGCATCAACCGGTCCCTGAAAAAGGACTGGCCGCATTACTTCATGACCATCGTCAATGCCGCATACAACGCGATCCCGCATAGCGGCGCGCGACGGCGCGACCGGGTCACTGGCCTCGCCGAAGCTGTCGAGTTCACCTACGCCGCCACGCATGCCGTGCAGGAAGCGCGCAAGTCCGGGAAATCCGCCTGCCTCACCCTGCTGGAAATCTGCGAGACCGAAGAACTCAACCGCGTGATGGGGCCCGAGCGTGCCGAGGCCCTGCTGGCTGAGATCGGCGCACAATTGAAACTGCATGCCATCGACAATGAGTCCGCCGCCAAACTCGGCGACGGCAAATTCGGCGTGACGCATCTCGAAGGCACCGACACCGCCACGATCGTCAATGCCATCAACCAGGTGGGCGACGCCTTTGCCCTGCCTGCGGAAACGATTCATGCGACGGGCAAGACGATCTCATTCAGCGGCGCGTCGCTGGCGGATGAGGATGTCGAGAGCATCCTGTCCTATGTGGTCGGCAAGTTCAGCAACGAAAGCATCAAGAACTTCGACGCCAATGCCGCCGACCAATACCTGAAACGCATGACGGCCGAAGTCCTGAGCCGCGTCGTCGCCATGCGCGATCTCATCCATGAGCACCGCATCAATCTGCATTTCCAGCCGATCGTCTATCTCGCCGACCGCTCAGCGCACCATTACGAGGTGCTGCTCCGGTTCGAGGATGGCCGTTCGCCGTTTGCCGACGTCATGTTCGCGGAAGAAATCAATATCGTCCATGAGCTCGATCTTGCCGTGACCCATGGCGCCATCGCCCGCATCCAGCAATCGGAGAGCAAGGGCCAGGAGTTGCGGTTGGCCGTGAACATGTCCGCGCGCTCCTTGCTGAACGACAATTTCCTCGGCATGTTTGAGCAGTTGGCGGTCAAGATGGGCAAGAATCGCAATCGGCTCATCATCGAGATCACGGAATCGGCGAAGCTCGACGATCTGCCGAAGGCAGCACGCGCGGTTGACCTGTTGCGGGGCGCGGGGCACCTGGTCTGTCTCGACGATTTCGGCGCCGGCGCATCCTCCCTGCCTTATCTTCAGCAATTGCAGGTCGACTTCGTCAAGATCGACGGCGCCTATATCAAGAGCATCACCGAGAGTATTCGCGAACGCGCCATCGTCCAGGGCGTTCTCACCACCTGTCGCTGCCTCAACATCAAGACCGTGGCCGAGATGGTTGAGAAAGAGGACCAGCACAAATGCCTGTTGGACCTCGGCGTCGATCTCGGCCAGGGCTGGCTTTATGGCCGGCCGGCACCGGAGATCCCGATCGCAACCGGCAACGGCATCAATCGCCTCGGCAAGCGTCAGGGCGTCAAGGAAACCTGGGGCTGA
- a CDS encoding sugar ABC transporter substrate-binding protein, producing the protein MLADEVRVVFVTHGQPNDPYWEIIKNGMNDAAGKLGVTVEYHSPSTFSTAEMLRLIDAAVASRPDGLVVSMPDEEALSPAVLAATAAGIPVIVIDAGGPTLAKKVGALFFMGQSEFGAGLAAGRRAHERLARRPLCIDHEVGNVSLEARCHGFNNGLGVPAPVLQTTLDPIAARKQLALYLAEHPDTDFILTLGAASAEVALDVTADLPADARPGIGTFDLSPRVLDAISDGEILWGIDAQPFLMGYVPVMTFNLLKRYRLAPVTSDGFYQTGPSFIEQRDAKAMKLLSEASIR; encoded by the coding sequence TTGCTGGCCGATGAGGTCAGGGTCGTCTTCGTCACCCACGGACAGCCGAATGATCCCTATTGGGAGATCATCAAGAACGGGATGAACGACGCGGCCGGCAAGTTGGGCGTCACGGTCGAGTATCATTCTCCGTCGACATTCAGCACCGCGGAAATGCTGCGATTGATTGATGCCGCGGTCGCGTCGCGCCCCGATGGTCTCGTCGTCAGCATGCCTGACGAAGAAGCGTTGTCGCCCGCGGTCCTCGCGGCGACGGCGGCCGGCATTCCCGTCATCGTGATTGATGCCGGTGGTCCGACCCTGGCGAAAAAGGTCGGTGCTCTATTCTTCATGGGTCAATCTGAATTTGGTGCCGGGTTGGCCGCTGGAAGACGCGCTCATGAACGCCTGGCGAGGCGCCCGCTCTGCATCGATCATGAGGTGGGCAATGTCAGCCTGGAAGCCCGCTGCCACGGTTTCAACAATGGTCTGGGCGTGCCGGCGCCGGTTCTGCAAACAACCCTCGATCCGATCGCCGCCCGAAAACAGCTGGCACTTTATCTGGCGGAACATCCGGATACGGATTTCATACTGACCTTGGGCGCTGCTTCGGCCGAGGTAGCCCTGGATGTGACAGCAGACCTTCCGGCCGATGCCCGGCCCGGCATCGGCACGTTCGACCTGTCGCCCCGGGTGCTCGACGCTATCTCCGACGGGGAGATTCTTTGGGGCATCGATGCGCAACCGTTTTTAATGGGATATGTGCCCGTCATGACCTTTAACCTGCTGAAGCGCTACCGACTGGCGCCGGTGACGAGCGACGGCTTCTACCAGACCGGTCCAAGTTTCATCGAACAGAGGGATGCGAAGGCCATGAAGCTGCTATCGGAGGCCAGCATCCGCTAA
- a CDS encoding manganese efflux pump — MTLSTSLALAFSLSADAFAASLGKGASLHRPGIREAARIGAFFGIFELATPLIGLALGWSIGSYIQAVDHWIAFSLLLVVGGRMSYLAWMGGADDDAPKPNRHSALALIATAMATSIDATAVGVTLGFMNVHVPMTIALIGAVTFAMAFGGVLIGRAAGPLLGRWAEFVGGIGLVAIGVKVLFEHGVFG, encoded by the coding sequence ATGACTCTCAGCACCTCGCTCGCCCTCGCCTTCTCCCTTTCCGCCGATGCCTTCGCAGCCTCGCTCGGCAAAGGCGCCAGCCTGCATCGTCCGGGCATTCGCGAGGCAGCGCGCATCGGCGCCTTCTTCGGCATCTTCGAACTGGCGACACCCCTGATCGGACTGGCGCTCGGCTGGAGTATCGGCAGCTATATCCAGGCGGTTGATCACTGGATCGCCTTCAGCCTGCTCCTGGTCGTCGGCGGCCGGATGTCCTATCTCGCCTGGATGGGCGGTGCCGACGACGACGCGCCAAAACCCAACCGCCACAGCGCACTCGCCCTCATCGCCACGGCCATGGCGACCAGCATCGACGCCACAGCGGTGGGCGTGACACTGGGCTTCATGAACGTGCATGTTCCAATGACCATCGCGCTCATCGGCGCGGTGACGTTTGCGATGGCCTTCGGCGGCGTGCTGATCGGGCGCGCGGCGGGACCGCTTCTCGGCCGTTGGGCGGAATTCGTCGGCGGCATCGGGTTGGTGGCGATCGGGGTCAAGGTGCTGTTCGAACACGGCGTGTTCGGGTGA
- the crcB gene encoding fluoride efflux transporter CrcB, translated as MSYLIVFVGAGIGGALRHGVNMASARLLGVNFPWGTLTVNIVGSLAMGLLAGYFAFKGEASQAWRLFLTTGILGGFTTFSAFSLDTAMLYERGAMMSLAVYVLASVLLSILAVFIGLAIIKSGMR; from the coding sequence ATGAGCTATCTGATCGTCTTCGTCGGTGCTGGGATCGGTGGTGCCTTGCGCCATGGTGTCAACATGGCGAGCGCGCGGTTGCTCGGCGTGAACTTTCCCTGGGGCACGCTCACCGTCAACATCGTCGGCTCGCTGGCGATGGGACTTCTCGCCGGCTACTTCGCCTTCAAGGGCGAGGCGTCGCAAGCCTGGCGGCTGTTCCTGACCACCGGCATCCTCGGCGGCTTCACCACGTTCTCGGCTTTCTCGCTTGATACGGCGATGCTCTACGAGCGCGGCGCCATGATGTCGCTCGCGGTCTATGTGCTGGCCTCGGTGTTGCTCTCGATCCTCGCCGTCTTCATCGGTCTCGCCATCATCAAATCCGGCATGCGGTGA
- a CDS encoding class I SAM-dependent methyltransferase, whose amino-acid sequence MERPDWYYVDLKQVGLDFADVAQVESYDERQADDPAEDSALLVQLGVGASQVVADFGCGTGMLACEAAKHAGFVHAVDISAEMLRATLARAKAMRLANLAAHQGGFLSYEIDDGSLDLITTKFALHHLPDLWKGVALTRLHRSLKPGGRLFIRDVVFSCDPAEVPAVAENWISWMGSNTGYSREEVAQHIREEYSTYSWVMAGLIERAGFRIVHADCSLRIYADYLAERV is encoded by the coding sequence ATGGAACGGCCGGATTGGTACTATGTCGATCTCAAGCAGGTCGGGCTCGATTTCGCCGACGTGGCGCAGGTCGAGAGTTACGACGAGCGTCAGGCGGACGATCCTGCCGAGGATAGCGCGTTGCTCGTGCAACTGGGTGTCGGGGCATCGCAGGTGGTCGCGGATTTCGGCTGCGGCACCGGCATGTTGGCCTGCGAAGCGGCAAAGCATGCCGGGTTCGTTCATGCCGTCGATATCTCCGCGGAGATGTTACGGGCAACACTCGCCCGGGCGAAGGCGATGCGGCTTGCCAACCTTGCGGCACACCAGGGCGGGTTCCTCAGTTACGAGATCGACGACGGGTCGCTCGACCTCATCACCACGAAATTCGCCCTGCACCATCTGCCGGACCTCTGGAAAGGCGTCGCTCTCACGCGACTTCATCGCAGCTTGAAACCGGGCGGCCGGCTGTTCATCCGCGACGTGGTGTTCTCCTGCGATCCGGCCGAGGTGCCGGCGGTCGCCGAAAACTGGATCAGTTGGATGGGCAGCAACACCGGCTATTCCCGCGAAGAAGTCGCGCAACATATCCGCGAGGAGTACAGCACCTATTCCTGGGTCATGGCCGGCCTCATCGAACGCGCCGGCTTTCGCATCGTGCATGCGGATTGCAGCTTGCGCATCTATGCGGATTATCTGGCGGAGAGGGTGTGA